In a single window of the Campylobacter fetus subsp. testudinum 03-427 genome:
- the mqnA2 gene encoding 6-amino-6-deoxyfutalosine synthase (Pfam matches to PF02621.10 VitK2_biosynth, and to PF02621.10 VitK2_biosynth) produces the protein MVFGKIDYLNLLPFHVFLKSYPLQNAAKKSIEFKKGVPSKLCKDLYYRRIDAAVISSIESRRSKYKVLDFGICAKKDVKSVLVRKNTKRSLDPASMSSNMLSRILKLNGEVIIGDNALIEYLKCGEDEFYDMGKIWHQRTGLPFVFGRFTCIKNKNSYKKIIKVFLNKNIKIPKYILDNYAYSRGVKSNDIVWYLKFISYKIGIKEKKSLKIFLNKARNLKFNPNSV, from the coding sequence ATGGTTTTTGGTAAAATTGACTATTTAAATTTACTTCCGTTTCATGTGTTTTTGAAGTCCTATCCTCTACAAAATGCTGCTAAAAAAAGTATCGAATTTAAAAAAGGCGTACCTAGCAAATTATGTAAAGATCTCTATTACAGGCGCATAGACGCAGCTGTTATCTCAAGTATAGAAAGTAGGCGAAGCAAATACAAGGTGCTTGATTTTGGAATTTGTGCGAAGAAAGATGTGAAATCGGTTTTGGTTCGTAAAAATACAAAAAGAAGTTTAGATCCTGCGTCTATGAGCTCAAATATGTTAAGTCGAATTTTAAAATTAAACGGAGAGGTTATCATAGGAGATAATGCGCTTATAGAGTATTTGAAGTGCGGCGAAGACGAGTTTTACGATATGGGTAAGATCTGGCATCAAAGAACTGGCTTACCATTTGTGTTCGGTAGATTTACTTGTATAAAAAATAAAAATAGTTATAAAAAAATTATTAAAGTTTTTTTAAATAAAAATATAAAGATACCAAAATATATTCTTGATAATTATGCGTATAGCAGAGGCGTGAAATCTAATGATATCGTATGGTATCTTAAATTTATAAGCTATAAAATCGGTATAAAAGAGAAAAAATCTCTTAAAATATTCTTAAATAAAGCTAGAAATCTCAAATTTAATCCAAATAGTGTTTAA
- the upp gene encoding uracil phosphoribosyltransferase (Pfam match to PF14681.2 UPRTase), translating into MQNIRLISHPLIEHKLTILRDKNTDPFQFRMLIDEITYLMLFEVSRDFELKDTEVTTPMATTKSKKLAEKIMICPILRAALGMLDSVFKLLPYASVGFLGFQRDEKTLKAEFYYAKLPKDHAERTAIIIDPMFATGGTAMDAVKFLKEKGVKKIKFISILAAPEGLNRFSEVYPDVEVYTAAIDKGLNEKGYIVPGLGDAGDRVFNTFY; encoded by the coding sequence GTGCAAAATATCAGGCTAATATCACATCCTCTTATTGAACATAAACTTACCATTTTAAGAGATAAAAACACAGATCCGTTTCAGTTTAGAATGTTGATTGATGAGATAACTTATCTTATGCTTTTTGAGGTGAGTAGGGATTTTGAACTAAAAGATACCGAAGTTACGACACCGATGGCGACTACAAAATCAAAAAAATTAGCAGAAAAAATAATGATATGCCCGATCCTAAGAGCTGCTCTTGGTATGCTTGATAGCGTATTTAAACTACTTCCTTATGCTAGCGTTGGATTTTTAGGTTTTCAAAGAGATGAAAAAACTCTTAAAGCTGAGTTTTACTATGCAAAACTTCCAAAAGACCACGCTGAGCGCACTGCTATCATCATAGATCCTATGTTTGCTACAGGCGGTACTGCTATGGATGCGGTCAAATTTTTAAAAGAAAAAGGCGTTAAAAAGATCAAATTTATATCTATTTTAGCGGCTCCTGAAGGGCTTAATAGATTTAGTGAAGTTTATCCAGATGTTGAGGTTTATACCGCAGCTATCGATAAAGGTTTAAATGAAAAAGGATATATAGTTCCGGGTCTCGGTGACGCTGGAGATAGAGTTTTTAACACTTTTTATTAG
- the mez gene encoding malate oxidoreductase (Pfam matches to PF00390.15 malic, and to PF03949.11 Malic_M), with protein MDLRQRALDYHEGGKIEINVKKPCKTADDLSVAYSPGVAEPCKEIEADNELAYKYTNKGNLVAVITDSTAVLGLGDIGAVAGKPVMEGKSVLFKKFANVDAFDIELDEKDPDKIVEICKALAPTFGGINLEDIGAPKCFYIEKKLQESVNIPVMHDDQHGTAIITTAGLINALKITGKKVSEIKVVVSGSGAAGIACAKMYKNLGVKHIMMLDSKGVIHNKRENLTPEKVEFVIDTEARTLADAMKGADMFLGLSKAGVLSKEMVASMAPNPIIFALANPTPEIMPEEAHSVRDDIMMGTGRSDYPNQVNNVLGFPFIFRGALDVRATKITENMKIAAAHALAKLAEEDVPSSVLEAYGEKDVKFSKDYIIPKPFDPRVLFTVAPAVAEAAVKDGVTLVKKFDKAAYIESLKKLF; from the coding sequence ATGGATTTAAGACAAAGGGCTTTGGACTACCACGAAGGTGGCAAAATAGAAATAAATGTTAAAAAACCTTGCAAAACTGCAGATGACTTAAGCGTAGCTTATAGTCCTGGAGTTGCAGAGCCTTGCAAAGAGATAGAAGCCGATAATGAATTAGCTTATAAATATACAAATAAAGGCAACCTTGTTGCTGTTATCACAGATAGTACAGCTGTTCTTGGTCTTGGGGATATAGGCGCGGTTGCTGGAAAACCTGTTATGGAAGGTAAGTCTGTTTTGTTCAAAAAGTTTGCAAATGTAGATGCTTTTGATATAGAACTTGACGAAAAAGATCCAGATAAGATAGTTGAGATCTGCAAAGCTCTTGCTCCTACTTTTGGAGGTATAAATTTAGAAGATATAGGCGCTCCAAAATGTTTTTACATAGAGAAAAAACTTCAAGAAAGCGTAAATATACCAGTTATGCACGATGATCAACACGGAACTGCTATCATTACGACTGCAGGACTTATAAATGCGCTTAAAATTACTGGCAAAAAAGTATCTGAGATAAAAGTTGTTGTTAGCGGAAGTGGAGCTGCTGGGATCGCGTGCGCTAAAATGTATAAAAATCTTGGTGTAAAACATATAATGATGCTTGATAGCAAAGGCGTTATACATAATAAAAGAGAAAATTTAACCCCTGAAAAGGTTGAGTTTGTTATAGATACTGAAGCTAGAACTTTAGCAGATGCTATGAAAGGCGCTGATATGTTTTTAGGTCTTTCAAAAGCTGGAGTTCTAAGCAAAGAGATGGTTGCTAGTATGGCGCCAAATCCTATTATATTTGCTCTGGCAAATCCTACTCCTGAGATTATGCCTGAAGAAGCTCACTCAGTAAGAGATGATATCATGATGGGAACTGGAAGAAGCGACTATCCAAATCAAGTAAATAATGTTTTAGGATTCCCTTTTATATTTCGTGGTGCATTAGATGTAAGAGCTACAAAAATCACTGAAAATATGAAAATAGCAGCAGCCCACGCTTTAGCAAAACTAGCAGAAGAAGATGTGCCAAGTAGCGTTTTAGAAGCTTATGGTGAAAAGGATGTTAAATTTAGCAAAGATTATATCATACCAAAACCGTTTGATCCTAGAGTTTTATTTACTGTAGCTCCAGCAGTTGCCGAAGCAGCAGTAAAAGACGGAGTAACTTTGGTTAAAAAATTTGACAAAGCTGCTTATATAGAAAGTCTCAAAAAACTATTTTAA
- a CDS encoding transcriptional regulator, MarR family (Pfam match to PF01047.18 MarR), giving the protein MVNYLGACLFFSSQAFSRISEEIAKEYFMPTMLSPSHAYLLHAIVLSEGISPSKLASIMCLSPSTVTRLVDKLVYKGLVEREFIGKTSNLKATKSGVELKDSIEKSMQKLNSKFIEILGEQNIESLNLGFKEFILKLNSKENL; this is encoded by the coding sequence ATGGTAAATTATCTCGGTGCTTGTCTATTTTTTAGCTCTCAAGCCTTTTCGAGAATTTCTGAAGAGATTGCAAAAGAGTATTTTATGCCGACAATGCTTTCACCATCACACGCATATTTGTTGCATGCTATAGTTCTTAGTGAAGGTATAAGTCCTAGTAAGTTGGCTAGTATAATGTGTTTGTCTCCATCTACAGTAACAAGACTCGTTGATAAACTAGTTTATAAAGGTCTTGTTGAGCGTGAATTTATAGGAAAAACTTCAAATTTAAAAGCGACAAAAAGTGGAGTGGAATTAAAAGATAGCATAGAAAAATCTATGCAAAAATTGAATTCTAAATTCATAGAAATTTTGGGTGAGCAAAATATAGAGAGTTTAAATTTAGGTTTTAAAGAGTTTATTTTAAAACTAAATTCAAAAGAAAATTTATAA
- the gltX2 gene encoding glutamyl-tRNA synthetase (Pfam match to PF00749.17 tRNA-synt_1c) codes for MLTTRFAPSPTGFLHVGGLRTALYSYLYARKNGGKFVLRIEDTDLKRNSEEAVIAIREAFNWCGLDYDGEVTYQSKRFDIYKEYIKKLLDEGKAYKCYMSKVELDELRAAQEAKKERPKYDGRYREFTGTPPAGIEPVIRIKAPLSGTIEFKDGIKGDVKFNCADILDDFIIARSDGTPTYNFCVVIDDALMGITHVIRGDDHLSNTPKQIILYKALGFNLPEFFHVAMINGSDGSKLSKRHGATDVMEYKAMGYLPEALLNFLVRLGWSHGDDEIFSMSDMLKYFDPHDINKSASTYNLTKLDWLNAHYIKTLPYERLADDMKFFGIDFRALDKGELLLNSLRERSKTLVELKNSALNIINSPETYDEKAVVKFINAESKELLKEYADNLEDKNITAKDCEDITISFLEKRGKKLKDIAQPIRIAITGSAVSPSVFEVIEVIGVKELKSRIAALLEKLD; via the coding sequence ATGCTTACAACTAGATTTGCTCCAAGTCCGACTGGTTTTTTACACGTCGGAGGTCTTAGAACTGCGCTTTATAGCTATCTTTATGCTAGAAAAAACGGAGGTAAATTTGTACTTCGTATCGAAGATACTGATCTAAAAAGAAACTCTGAAGAAGCAGTAATTGCTATAAGAGAAGCATTTAACTGGTGCGGACTAGATTATGATGGCGAAGTAACTTACCAATCAAAAAGATTTGATATTTATAAAGAGTATATAAAAAAGCTTTTAGATGAAGGCAAAGCATACAAATGTTATATGAGTAAAGTAGAACTTGATGAGTTAAGAGCTGCGCAAGAAGCTAAAAAAGAGCGCCCAAAATATGACGGTAGATATAGGGAATTTACTGGTACTCCGCCAGCAGGTATAGAACCAGTTATCCGTATCAAAGCGCCACTTAGTGGAACTATAGAGTTTAAAGACGGTATAAAAGGTGATGTTAAATTTAACTGCGCCGATATACTTGATGATTTTATCATAGCAAGGAGTGATGGTACTCCGACTTATAATTTTTGTGTAGTGATAGATGACGCTTTAATGGGGATTACTCACGTTATAAGAGGAGATGATCATCTTAGCAATACTCCAAAACAGATCATACTTTATAAGGCGCTCGGATTTAACTTGCCTGAGTTTTTTCACGTTGCTATGATAAACGGAAGCGATGGCTCAAAATTATCTAAAAGACACGGAGCGACTGATGTTATGGAGTATAAAGCTATGGGTTATCTACCTGAAGCGCTTTTAAATTTCCTTGTGCGTTTAGGCTGGAGTCATGGCGATGATGAGATCTTTTCTATGAGTGATATGCTAAAATACTTCGATCCGCACGATATAAACAAGTCTGCTTCTACATATAATCTTACAAAACTCGACTGGCTAAATGCTCACTACATAAAAACTCTACCTTATGAGCGTTTGGCTGATGATATGAAGTTTTTCGGTATTGATTTTAGAGCGCTTGATAAAGGAGAGCTTCTTTTAAACTCACTTAGAGAGAGAAGTAAGACTTTAGTAGAGCTTAAAAACTCAGCTTTAAATATCATAAACTCGCCTGAAACTTACGATGAAAAAGCCGTCGTTAAATTTATAAATGCTGAATCAAAAGAGCTTTTAAAAGAGTACGCTGATAATTTAGAAGATAAAAATATCACGGCTAAAGATTGCGAAGATATTACCATATCATTTTTAGAAAAGCGCGGTAAAAAGCTAAAAGATATAGCTCAGCCGATCCGTATAGCCATAACAGGTAGCGCAGTTAGTCCTAGTGTATTTGAAGTTATAGAGGTGATAGGCGTAAAAGAGTTAAAATCTAGAATAGCCGCTCTTTTAGAAAAATTAGATTAA
- a CDS encoding putative protein (SurA domain) codes for MKKIVFLTVFLLSISHAEYVNGLVAIVENEPITDYEIQQVMTKMNVSPNDALSVLIRERLEDAQIRTLGISADNYEADEKIAALAQANGIDTATFKNVIESRGISNEDFKNDIKTGIKKEKLYARILNNPSQNITPENARRFYDANPKMFVQFEKISVTRYLTNNKQSLNEISKSPMSVQPGVSIENVVLESKELNPQLRYILLNTKNGSFTPIFQTANGFEMFYVYSKEGSYLPDFNSIEKEVVTAMASQEQEIAVADYFNKLRVKANIEIIKR; via the coding sequence ATGAAAAAAATCGTTTTTCTAACTGTTTTTCTACTCAGCATATCCCACGCAGAGTACGTAAATGGTCTAGTTGCTATAGTAGAAAATGAGCCTATAACAGACTATGAAATTCAGCAAGTGATGACTAAGATGAATGTATCTCCAAACGATGCTTTAAGCGTACTTATAAGAGAAAGATTAGAAGATGCGCAGATACGAACTCTTGGGATAAGCGCCGATAATTATGAAGCAGATGAAAAGATAGCAGCATTAGCACAAGCAAACGGCATAGACACAGCCACATTTAAAAACGTTATCGAGTCAAGAGGTATCAGCAACGAAGACTTTAAAAACGATATTAAAACAGGTATTAAAAAAGAAAAACTATACGCTAGAATACTAAATAATCCTAGTCAAAATATAACTCCAGAAAATGCTAGAAGATTTTATGACGCAAACCCAAAAATGTTTGTGCAATTTGAAAAAATATCAGTTACAAGATATCTAACAAACAACAAACAAAGCCTTAATGAGATATCAAAAAGCCCTATGAGCGTACAACCAGGAGTGAGCATAGAAAATGTAGTATTAGAGTCAAAAGAGTTAAATCCACAATTACGATATATACTTTTAAACACAAAAAACGGCTCTTTCACGCCTATATTTCAAACAGCAAATGGATTTGAGATGTTTTATGTATATTCAAAAGAGGGATCTTATCTGCCTGATTTTAATAGTATAGAAAAAGAAGTCGTAACAGCTATGGCAAGTCAAGAACAAGAGATAGCAGTAGCTGATTATTTCAATAAACTAAGAGTAAAAGCAAACATAGAAATCATAAAAAGATAG
- the accC gene encoding acetyl-CoA carboxylase, biotin carboxylase (Pfam matches to PF02786.13 CPSase_L_D2, and to PF00289.18 CPSase_L_chain, and to PF02785.15 Biotin_carb_C) has translation MREIKRILIANRGEIALRALRTIQEMGKEAIVVHSTADKDALYVKYADASICIGNPRSSDSYLNIPAIITACEISEADAIFPGYGFLSENQNFVEICSKHNIKFIGPSVAAMALMSDKSKAKQVMMRAGIPVVPGSDGAIQDIDMAKKLAREIGYPIIVKAAAGGGGRGMRVVEREEDLEKSFWSAESEAMSAFGDGTMYMEKYISNPRHIEVQVLGDEHGNVVHIGERDCSMQRRHQKLIEESPAVILDEKTRTELHATAVKATKAIGYAGAGTFEFLYDQKDNKFYFIEMNTRLQVEHCVSEMCSGLDLIEWMIRIAQGEKLLSQDEIKLSGHAIECRITAEDPKSFTPNPGKVTKYIAPGGRNVRMDSHIYEGYSVPPYYDSMIGKLIVYDKDRNRAIAKMKVALDEMVIQGIKTTKDFHLHMMNNSDFINNLYDTNYLSKH, from the coding sequence ATGAGAGAAATAAAACGAATTCTCATCGCAAATCGTGGAGAAATAGCTTTAAGAGCTCTTAGAACAATACAAGAAATGGGAAAAGAAGCTATCGTCGTTCATTCCACCGCAGACAAAGACGCACTTTATGTAAAGTACGCCGACGCTTCTATCTGTATAGGAAATCCAAGAAGCAGTGATAGCTATCTAAATATACCGGCTATCATCACAGCATGTGAGATTAGCGAAGCTGACGCCATATTTCCAGGGTATGGTTTTTTGAGTGAAAATCAAAATTTTGTTGAAATTTGCTCTAAACATAATATCAAATTTATAGGTCCTAGCGTAGCTGCTATGGCTTTAATGAGCGATAAAAGCAAAGCTAAGCAAGTTATGATGAGAGCCGGAATTCCAGTAGTTCCAGGAAGTGATGGCGCTATACAAGATATAGATATGGCAAAAAAATTAGCTCGTGAAATCGGATATCCTATTATAGTAAAAGCTGCTGCTGGCGGTGGCGGTCGTGGAATGCGTGTGGTTGAGCGTGAAGAAGATCTTGAAAAAAGTTTTTGGTCTGCTGAGAGTGAGGCTATGAGTGCGTTTGGTGATGGTACTATGTATATGGAAAAATACATTTCAAATCCACGCCATATAGAAGTTCAAGTCTTAGGAGATGAGCATGGAAATGTCGTGCATATAGGCGAGAGAGACTGTTCTATGCAAAGACGTCATCAAAAACTCATCGAAGAGAGTCCAGCTGTGATCTTAGATGAAAAAACTAGAACCGAGCTTCACGCTACTGCTGTAAAAGCTACAAAAGCTATAGGTTACGCGGGAGCTGGAACTTTTGAGTTTTTGTATGATCAAAAAGATAATAAATTTTATTTTATCGAGATGAATACAAGACTTCAAGTCGAACACTGCGTGAGTGAGATGTGTAGTGGGCTAGATCTTATAGAGTGGATGATACGTATCGCTCAAGGTGAAAAGTTACTTAGCCAAGATGAGATCAAACTAAGCGGACATGCTATAGAGTGTCGTATAACAGCCGAAGATCCAAAAAGCTTTACTCCAAATCCAGGAAAAGTGACAAAATACATAGCTCCTGGAGGCAGAAATGTTCGTATGGATAGTCATATTTATGAGGGATATAGTGTTCCGCCATACTATGATAGTATGATAGGAAAATTAATCGTTTATGATAAAGATAGAAACAGAGCAATAGCTAAAATGAAAGTAGCTCTTGATGAAATGGTTATACAAGGCATTAAAACCACAAAAGATTTTCATCTTCATATGATGAATAATAGCGATTTTATAAACAATCTTTATGATACGAATTATCTATCTAAGCATTAA
- the accB gene encoding acetyl-CoA carboxylase, biotin carboxyl carrier protein (Pfam match to PF00364.18 Biotin_lipoyl), which produces MTRDEIKELMTFFDETNINRIKIKDKEFEIELEKYEPEAAPAPVVCPPVSAPTPINVNVVNEKGSSSQNLSGDTINSPMVGTFYVAPSPGAAAFVKPGQTIRKGDCIGIIEAMKIMNEIEAEFDCRIIKSLIADGQPVEFGMALFEVEKI; this is translated from the coding sequence ATGACAAGAGACGAGATTAAAGAGCTCATGACTTTCTTTGATGAGACTAACATCAATAGAATTAAGATAAAAGATAAAGAATTTGAGATTGAACTTGAAAAATATGAACCAGAAGCAGCTCCGGCTCCAGTTGTTTGTCCGCCGGTTTCTGCTCCAACTCCGATAAACGTAAATGTGGTAAATGAAAAAGGTTCTAGCAGTCAAAATTTAAGTGGAGATACTATAAATTCTCCTATGGTAGGAACATTTTATGTTGCTCCAAGTCCTGGAGCCGCAGCTTTCGTAAAACCTGGTCAAACTATAAGAAAAGGCGATTGCATAGGCATTATAGAAGCTATGAAAATTATGAATGAGATAGAAGCCGAGTTTGACTGCCGTATTATAAAATCTTTAATAGCAGACGGTCAGCCAGTAGAGTTTGGTATGGCTTTGTTCGAGGTTGAAAAAATATGA
- a CDS encoding ABC transporter, permease protein (Pfam match to PF00528.18 BPD_transp_1): protein MINLDLNSLSFDDLEWIFHPFLLSTKTLFISMFLFIFIGLPITYFLAFRRGKMKTIAEVMVMFPLIFPPIATGFLLLYLLGKNGLIGKFISLEIVFSFKALVIAAFLAGLPLFVKPIQSALESFPKSLIEAAQSLGKNRFEIAIFIIFPNIFRTILSSLILALARGLGEVGITLMLGGNIIGKTDTISLAIFNAVYDGENEKALLLSIVLVVLSLSMFGIINRLNVVKKL, encoded by the coding sequence TTGATAAATTTGGACTTAAATAGCTTAAGCTTTGATGATTTAGAATGGATTTTCCATCCTTTTTTACTTAGTACAAAGACGCTTTTTATATCTATGTTTTTGTTTATTTTTATCGGACTTCCGATTACGTATTTTTTGGCATTTCGTAGAGGAAAGATGAAAACTATAGCAGAAGTTATGGTGATGTTTCCTCTTATTTTCCCGCCTATCGCAACTGGATTTTTGCTGTTATATCTGCTTGGCAAAAACGGTTTGATAGGCAAATTTATAAGTTTAGAAATAGTTTTTAGTTTTAAAGCACTTGTCATAGCAGCATTTTTAGCCGGTCTTCCGTTATTTGTCAAACCTATACAAAGTGCGCTTGAGAGTTTTCCAAAAAGTCTGATAGAAGCTGCGCAAAGTCTTGGAAAAAATAGATTTGAGATAGCGATTTTTATCATTTTTCCAAATATTTTTAGAACTATTTTATCATCTCTTATTTTAGCTCTTGCTAGAGGACTTGGAGAAGTCGGTATAACGCTAATGTTGGGTGGAAATATCATAGGAAAAACCGACACTATATCATTGGCTATATTTAATGCTGTGTATGATGGGGAAAATGAAAAAGCACTTTTGCTAAGCATCGTTCTTGTAGTTTTAAGTCTTAGTATGTTTGGGATTATAAATAGATTAAATGTTGTAAAGAAGCTATAA